A DNA window from Brassica napus cultivar Da-Ae chromosome A4, Da-Ae, whole genome shotgun sequence contains the following coding sequences:
- the LOC106449953 gene encoding transcription factor FER-LIKE IRON DEFICIENCY-INDUCED TRANSCRIPTION FACTOR isoform X2, with translation MDGRVNALSNLNDLEVYNFLVDPNFDQFINFIRGDDQAIENPPLDFDLGGRPLQNNSCFIDQNQFVPTPVVDLFNELPDLGSHVTESFHSFEGESVKPCGDDDDYNDGDDSSATTTNNDGSRKTKTDRSRTLISERRRRSRMKDKLYALRSLVPNITKMDKASIVGDAVLYVQELQSQAKKLKADIAGLEASLNSTGGYQEPAPDATQTFQSIKSPSKNIIEMDVIQVEEKGFYVRLVCNKGVGVAPSLYKSLESLRSFQVQNSNLSSPSPDRYLLTYALDGTCFEQSLNLPNLKLWITGSLLNQGFEFLEPFT, from the exons ATGGACGGAAGAGTCAACGCTCTTTCAAACCTAAACGACCTAGAAGTATACAACTTCTTGGTCGATCCAAACTTCGATCAGTTCATTAATTTCATCAGAGGAGATGATCAAGCCATCGAAAACCCACCTCTCGATTTCGACCTTGGTGGTCGTCCTTTACAAAACAACTCATGTTTCATCGACCAGAACCAGTTTGTCCCAACACCTGTCGTTGACCTGTTCAACGAACTGCCTGACTTAGGTTCCCATGTCACCGAGTCGTTCCATAGCTTCGAGGGCGAGAGTGTCAAACCCTGCGGTGACGACGACGACTACAACGACGGAGATGATTCTTCGGCCACCACAACGAATAATGATGGAAGCCGTAAAACGAAGACGGATAGGTCGAGGACTTTGATCTCcgagagaaggaggagaagtCGTATGAAGGATAAGCTCTACGCATTGAGATCTCTTGTTCCCAACATTACTAAG ATGGATAAAGCATCCATTGTGGGAGATGCGGTGTTGTATGTTCAAGAATTGCAATCACAAGCCAAGAAACTGAAAGCCGATATCGCGGGCCTTGAAGCTTCTTTAAACTCTACTGGAGGGTACCAAGAACCTGCACCAGACGCTACTCAAACTTTTCAGAGTATTAAGTCTCCTTCCAAGAATATCATTGAG ATGGATGTTATTCAAGTGGAAGAGAAAGGATTCTATGTGAGGTTGGTGTGTAATAAAGGAGTAGGTGTTGCACCATCACTCTACAAGTCTTTGGAGTCTCTTAGAAGCTTCCAAGTGCAAAACTCCAACCTAAGTTCTCCTTCTCCTGACAGATACCTTTTAACATATGCTTTAGAT GGGACATGTTTCGAACAGAGCTTGAACTTGCCTAACCTAAAGCTGTGGATCACTGGATCACTTCTAAACCAAGGCTTTGAATTCCTCGAACCATTCACTTGA
- the LOC106449953 gene encoding transcription factor FER-LIKE IRON DEFICIENCY-INDUCED TRANSCRIPTION FACTOR isoform X1: MDGRVNALSNLNDLEVYNFLVDPNFDQFINFIRGDDQAIENPPLDFDLGGRPLQNNSCFIDQNQFVPTPVVDLFNELPDLGSHVTESFHSFEGESVKPCGDDDDYNDGDDSSATTTNNDGSRKTKTDRSRTLISERRRRSRMKDKLYALRSLVPNITKMDKASIVGDAVLYVQELQSQAKKLKADIAGLEASLNSTGGYQEPAPDATQTFQSIKSPSKNIIEMDVIQVEEKGFYVRLVCNKGVGVAPSLYKSLESLRSFQVQNSNLSSPSPDRYLLTYALDVKQPCLFLPSFFLLVSASPRHTFTNYQVCLFAGYRGHVSNRA; this comes from the exons ATGGACGGAAGAGTCAACGCTCTTTCAAACCTAAACGACCTAGAAGTATACAACTTCTTGGTCGATCCAAACTTCGATCAGTTCATTAATTTCATCAGAGGAGATGATCAAGCCATCGAAAACCCACCTCTCGATTTCGACCTTGGTGGTCGTCCTTTACAAAACAACTCATGTTTCATCGACCAGAACCAGTTTGTCCCAACACCTGTCGTTGACCTGTTCAACGAACTGCCTGACTTAGGTTCCCATGTCACCGAGTCGTTCCATAGCTTCGAGGGCGAGAGTGTCAAACCCTGCGGTGACGACGACGACTACAACGACGGAGATGATTCTTCGGCCACCACAACGAATAATGATGGAAGCCGTAAAACGAAGACGGATAGGTCGAGGACTTTGATCTCcgagagaaggaggagaagtCGTATGAAGGATAAGCTCTACGCATTGAGATCTCTTGTTCCCAACATTACTAAG ATGGATAAAGCATCCATTGTGGGAGATGCGGTGTTGTATGTTCAAGAATTGCAATCACAAGCCAAGAAACTGAAAGCCGATATCGCGGGCCTTGAAGCTTCTTTAAACTCTACTGGAGGGTACCAAGAACCTGCACCAGACGCTACTCAAACTTTTCAGAGTATTAAGTCTCCTTCCAAGAATATCATTGAG ATGGATGTTATTCAAGTGGAAGAGAAAGGATTCTATGTGAGGTTGGTGTGTAATAAAGGAGTAGGTGTTGCACCATCACTCTACAAGTCTTTGGAGTCTCTTAGAAGCTTCCAAGTGCAAAACTCCAACCTAAGTTCTCCTTCTCCTGACAGATACCTTTTAACATATGCTTTAGATGTAAAACAGCCTTGTCTCTTTCtaccttctttttttcttctggttTCTGCAAGTCCCAGACATACGTTTACTAATTACCAAGTTTGCTTGTTTGCTGGTTACAGGGGACATGTTTCGAACAGAGCTTGA
- the LOC106448642 gene encoding cation/H(+) antiporter 8-like isoform X2, with the protein MSSLCTYGLSFQFLKESNISSSYSPIFFLVTYLSKDFKFMEVMGNTTGPILGEPEADFRGETFAPPPGQAGTGDTLGGDVNWIYDMAWYGEAVRKSDGFICEEHPAKLSSDGVWEKIIYKGEGLRIWQYRLPNLEIVILFVFFLWQFFNILFRKMGLKIPKFTSMMIAGLLLNVILTVSGDKSIIQELLFPKNKIDVPGCLGLFGFMIFWFLKGVKMNFKRILKAESKARVTGVAAVTFPIMVGLVIYMSVEKRTLLAKPYGPLLLMESLTSFSGIARLLRDLDMNHSALGRVALSAALISDMIGLFYMVMLVPITNPTFVSFGLLIEIGFYLAICFAVVRPIMFKIIKRKREGRPIDDKYIYGIIIMVCLACMYWYDLDQFPALGAFLLGLAIPNGPPIGSELVERLESFNFGLILPLFITSSMLRTDISAWKDCLTDHTKFAVASLIVLISLLKFSISMIIPYLYKMPLRDSVVLSLIMSHKGIIELSFYLFSYSAKVFTRDTFSILVLSIVLNSLIIPIAIGFIYDPSKQFLCYQKRNLAIMKNSGELKTLVCIHRPDHISSMINLLEASYQSEESPLTCYVLHLVELQGQDVPTLISHKVQKLGVGSGKKYSENVILSFEHFHRYVCSSISIDTFTCIANANHMQDDICWLALDKAVTLIILPFHRTWSLDRTSIVSDSEMIRFLNFNVLKQAPCSVGILIERHLVKKKQEFQENLKVCVIFVGGKDDREALAFAKRMARQENVTLTVLRLVASGKSKETTGWDQMLDTVELRECMRSSEPNDQPGTPKEEVSTIYLEQEIIDGADTSMLLRSMAFDYDLFIVGRTCGENHEATRGIENWCEFEELGVIGDFLASPDFPSKTSVLVVQQQRTVSQ; encoded by the exons ATGTCCTCCTTGTGTACATATGGTTTGTCTTTTCAATTTCTAAAGGAATCCAACATTTCTTCATCGTATTCCCCAATTTTTTTCCTTGTAACATATCTCTCAAAAGATTTTAAATTCATGGAAGTAATGGGAAATACGACGGGTCCAATTCTCGGGGAGCCGGAGGCGGATTTTAGGGGAGAGACATTTGCGCCGCCGCCAGGACAGGCAGGCACGGGTGATACTTTGGGGGGTGATGTAAATTGGATATATGATATGGCTTGGTATGGTGAAGCTGTAAGAAAAAGTGATGGATTTATATGCGAGGAGCATCCTGCCAAATTGTCTTCTGATGGTGTTTGGgagaaaatcatttataaaggTGAGGGTCTTCGCATTTGGCAATATCGTCTTCCGAATCTAGAGATTGTCATATTGTTTGTGTTCTTCCTTTGGCAATTCTTCAACATCTTGTTCAGGAAAATGGGTCTTAAGATTCCCAAGTTCACCTCTATGATGATT GCGGGGTTACTCTTGAACGTTATACTTACTGTTTCGGGCGATAAGTCGATTATTCAAGAGTTATTGTtccctaaaaataaaatagatgttCCGGGATGCCTTGGATTATTTGGGTTCATGATATTTTGGTTCCTCAAGGGTGTTAAAATGAACTTCAAGAGAATCCTCAAGGCTGAATCAAAGGCAAGAGTAACTGGAGTGGCAGCGGTTACTTTCCCTATAATGGTTGGTCTCGTGATTTACATGTCAGTTGAGAAACGAACGCTCCTAGCCAAACCGTATGGTCCATTGTTGCTAATGGAGAGCCTCACGTCTTTTTCGGGAATCGCAAGGCTCTTGAGAGACCTTGACATGAACCACTCAGCTCTTGGTCGGGTGGCTTTATCCGCAGCCTTAATCTCAGATATGATCGGACTCTTCTACATGGTGATGCTGGTCCCTATTACTAATCCAACGTTTGTTAGCTTTGGTTTACTTATAGAAATTGGTTTCTATCTCGCCATTTGTTTCGCTGTTGTGAGGCCCATCATGTTtaagataataaaaagaaaacgtgAAGGGAGACCCATCGACGACAAGTACATCTACGGGATTATCATCATGGTTTGTCTAGCGTGTATGTATTGGTACGATCTTGACCAGTTTCCTGCACTTGGAGCCTTCTTGCTTGGTCTCGCCATCCCCAATGGACCTCCTATTGGTTCTGAACTGGTTGAACGTCTAGAGAGCTTCAACTTTGGTCTTATATTGCCTCTCTTCATTACATCCAGTATGCTCAGGACTGATATCAGCGCTTGGAAAGATTGTTTAACCGACCACACTAAATTCGCGGTTGCATCTCTCATCGTACTCATCTCCTTGTTGAAGTTCTCTATCTCAATGATCATACCTTACCTCTATAAAATGCCACTGAGAGACTCTGTCGTTCTTTCCCTTATCATGTCCCATAAGGGTATCATCGAACTGAGTTTCTACCTATTCTCTTACTCCGCCAAG GTTTTCACTAGAGATACCTTCTCGATCCTAGTCTTGTCCATCGTCCTCAACTCGTTGATCATACCAATAGCGATCGGATTTATCTACGACCCCTCGAAGCAATTCTTGTGCTACCAAAAGAGAAACTTAGCAATTATGAAAAACTCTGGAGAGCTAAAGACTCTAGTATGCATCCATAGACCAGACCACATATCTTCCATGATCAACCTTCTAGAAGCTTCTTATCAATCCGAGGAGAGCCCTCTTACTTGCTACGTACTTCACCTCGTCGAGTTACAAGGTCAAGACGTTCCCACTTTGATCTCACACAAAGTCCAGAAACTTGGAGTCGGGTCGGGGAAAAAATATTCGGAAAACGTCATCCTCTCTTTCGAACATTTCCACCGTTACGTGTGCAGTTCCATTTCCATTGACACATTCACATGCATCGCGAACGCGAACCACATGCAAGATGATATTTGTTGGCTAGCTCTCGATAAAGCTGTCACGCTTATCATTCTCCCTTTCCACCGTACCTGGTCTCTCGACCGAACATCCATCGTCTCCGATAGTGAAATGATCCGGTTTCTCAATTTTAACGTCTTGAAACAAGCTCCTTGTTCTGTCGGCATCCTTATCGAACGACATCTCGTTAAGAAAAAACAAGAGTTCCAAGAAAACCTCAAG GTTTGTGTTATATTCGTGGGAGGAAAAGACGACAGGGAAGCATTGGCCTTCGCGAAGAGAATGGCTCGTCAAGAGAACGTGACACTTACCGTTCTACGCCTTGTAGCATCTGGAAAGAGCAAAGAAACGACAGGATGGGACCAAATGCTCGACACCGTGGAACTAAGAGAGTGTATGCGAAGCAGTGAACCAAATGATCAACCAGGAACGCCGAAAGAGGAAGTTTCCACAATTTACTTGGAACAAGAGATAATAGATGGAGCAGATACGTCAATGCTTCTACGTTCCATGGCATTTGATTACGACCTTTTCATTGTTGGAAGGACATGCGGTGAGAACCACGAGGCGACAAGAGGGATAGAGAATTGGTGTGAGTTTGAGGAGCTTGGAGTCATTGGTGATTTCCTGGCCTCCCCGGATTTCCCGAGCAAAACATCCGTGTTAGTAGTTCAACAACAACGAACGGTCAGCCAATAA
- the LOC106448642 gene encoding cation/H(+) antiporter 8-like isoform X1: MSSLCTYGLSFQFLKESNISSSYSPIFFLVTYLSKDFKFMEVMGNTTGPILGEPEADFRGETFAPPPGQAGTGDTLGGDVNWIYDMAWYGEAVRKSDGFICEEHPAKLSSDGVWEKIIYKGEGLRIWQYRLPNLEIVILFVFFLWQFFNILFRKMGLKIPKFTSMMIVSSTSPHYFVKFNNYLLLKTFLTIQFILFVLKAGLLLNVILTVSGDKSIIQELLFPKNKIDVPGCLGLFGFMIFWFLKGVKMNFKRILKAESKARVTGVAAVTFPIMVGLVIYMSVEKRTLLAKPYGPLLLMESLTSFSGIARLLRDLDMNHSALGRVALSAALISDMIGLFYMVMLVPITNPTFVSFGLLIEIGFYLAICFAVVRPIMFKIIKRKREGRPIDDKYIYGIIIMVCLACMYWYDLDQFPALGAFLLGLAIPNGPPIGSELVERLESFNFGLILPLFITSSMLRTDISAWKDCLTDHTKFAVASLIVLISLLKFSISMIIPYLYKMPLRDSVVLSLIMSHKGIIELSFYLFSYSAKVFTRDTFSILVLSIVLNSLIIPIAIGFIYDPSKQFLCYQKRNLAIMKNSGELKTLVCIHRPDHISSMINLLEASYQSEESPLTCYVLHLVELQGQDVPTLISHKVQKLGVGSGKKYSENVILSFEHFHRYVCSSISIDTFTCIANANHMQDDICWLALDKAVTLIILPFHRTWSLDRTSIVSDSEMIRFLNFNVLKQAPCSVGILIERHLVKKKQEFQENLKVCVIFVGGKDDREALAFAKRMARQENVTLTVLRLVASGKSKETTGWDQMLDTVELRECMRSSEPNDQPGTPKEEVSTIYLEQEIIDGADTSMLLRSMAFDYDLFIVGRTCGENHEATRGIENWCEFEELGVIGDFLASPDFPSKTSVLVVQQQRTVSQ, encoded by the exons ATGTCCTCCTTGTGTACATATGGTTTGTCTTTTCAATTTCTAAAGGAATCCAACATTTCTTCATCGTATTCCCCAATTTTTTTCCTTGTAACATATCTCTCAAAAGATTTTAAATTCATGGAAGTAATGGGAAATACGACGGGTCCAATTCTCGGGGAGCCGGAGGCGGATTTTAGGGGAGAGACATTTGCGCCGCCGCCAGGACAGGCAGGCACGGGTGATACTTTGGGGGGTGATGTAAATTGGATATATGATATGGCTTGGTATGGTGAAGCTGTAAGAAAAAGTGATGGATTTATATGCGAGGAGCATCCTGCCAAATTGTCTTCTGATGGTGTTTGGgagaaaatcatttataaaggTGAGGGTCTTCGCATTTGGCAATATCGTCTTCCGAATCTAGAGATTGTCATATTGTTTGTGTTCTTCCTTTGGCAATTCTTCAACATCTTGTTCAGGAAAATGGGTCTTAAGATTCCCAAGTTCACCTCTATGATGATTGTGAGTTCTACTTCTCctcattattttgtaaaatttaataattatctgcTCTTGAAAACATTCCTGACAATACAATTTATTCTGTTTGTGTTGAAGGCGGGGTTACTCTTGAACGTTATACTTACTGTTTCGGGCGATAAGTCGATTATTCAAGAGTTATTGTtccctaaaaataaaatagatgttCCGGGATGCCTTGGATTATTTGGGTTCATGATATTTTGGTTCCTCAAGGGTGTTAAAATGAACTTCAAGAGAATCCTCAAGGCTGAATCAAAGGCAAGAGTAACTGGAGTGGCAGCGGTTACTTTCCCTATAATGGTTGGTCTCGTGATTTACATGTCAGTTGAGAAACGAACGCTCCTAGCCAAACCGTATGGTCCATTGTTGCTAATGGAGAGCCTCACGTCTTTTTCGGGAATCGCAAGGCTCTTGAGAGACCTTGACATGAACCACTCAGCTCTTGGTCGGGTGGCTTTATCCGCAGCCTTAATCTCAGATATGATCGGACTCTTCTACATGGTGATGCTGGTCCCTATTACTAATCCAACGTTTGTTAGCTTTGGTTTACTTATAGAAATTGGTTTCTATCTCGCCATTTGTTTCGCTGTTGTGAGGCCCATCATGTTtaagataataaaaagaaaacgtgAAGGGAGACCCATCGACGACAAGTACATCTACGGGATTATCATCATGGTTTGTCTAGCGTGTATGTATTGGTACGATCTTGACCAGTTTCCTGCACTTGGAGCCTTCTTGCTTGGTCTCGCCATCCCCAATGGACCTCCTATTGGTTCTGAACTGGTTGAACGTCTAGAGAGCTTCAACTTTGGTCTTATATTGCCTCTCTTCATTACATCCAGTATGCTCAGGACTGATATCAGCGCTTGGAAAGATTGTTTAACCGACCACACTAAATTCGCGGTTGCATCTCTCATCGTACTCATCTCCTTGTTGAAGTTCTCTATCTCAATGATCATACCTTACCTCTATAAAATGCCACTGAGAGACTCTGTCGTTCTTTCCCTTATCATGTCCCATAAGGGTATCATCGAACTGAGTTTCTACCTATTCTCTTACTCCGCCAAG GTTTTCACTAGAGATACCTTCTCGATCCTAGTCTTGTCCATCGTCCTCAACTCGTTGATCATACCAATAGCGATCGGATTTATCTACGACCCCTCGAAGCAATTCTTGTGCTACCAAAAGAGAAACTTAGCAATTATGAAAAACTCTGGAGAGCTAAAGACTCTAGTATGCATCCATAGACCAGACCACATATCTTCCATGATCAACCTTCTAGAAGCTTCTTATCAATCCGAGGAGAGCCCTCTTACTTGCTACGTACTTCACCTCGTCGAGTTACAAGGTCAAGACGTTCCCACTTTGATCTCACACAAAGTCCAGAAACTTGGAGTCGGGTCGGGGAAAAAATATTCGGAAAACGTCATCCTCTCTTTCGAACATTTCCACCGTTACGTGTGCAGTTCCATTTCCATTGACACATTCACATGCATCGCGAACGCGAACCACATGCAAGATGATATTTGTTGGCTAGCTCTCGATAAAGCTGTCACGCTTATCATTCTCCCTTTCCACCGTACCTGGTCTCTCGACCGAACATCCATCGTCTCCGATAGTGAAATGATCCGGTTTCTCAATTTTAACGTCTTGAAACAAGCTCCTTGTTCTGTCGGCATCCTTATCGAACGACATCTCGTTAAGAAAAAACAAGAGTTCCAAGAAAACCTCAAG GTTTGTGTTATATTCGTGGGAGGAAAAGACGACAGGGAAGCATTGGCCTTCGCGAAGAGAATGGCTCGTCAAGAGAACGTGACACTTACCGTTCTACGCCTTGTAGCATCTGGAAAGAGCAAAGAAACGACAGGATGGGACCAAATGCTCGACACCGTGGAACTAAGAGAGTGTATGCGAAGCAGTGAACCAAATGATCAACCAGGAACGCCGAAAGAGGAAGTTTCCACAATTTACTTGGAACAAGAGATAATAGATGGAGCAGATACGTCAATGCTTCTACGTTCCATGGCATTTGATTACGACCTTTTCATTGTTGGAAGGACATGCGGTGAGAACCACGAGGCGACAAGAGGGATAGAGAATTGGTGTGAGTTTGAGGAGCTTGGAGTCATTGGTGATTTCCTGGCCTCCCCGGATTTCCCGAGCAAAACATCCGTGTTAGTAGTTCAACAACAACGAACGGTCAGCCAATAA
- the LOC106446718 gene encoding superoxide dismutase [Cu-Zn] 2, chloroplastic encodes MASHTFLSFSSPPRLLVSPPSTLRSPFVGVSLNLHRPQSVSFSASKKSLTVVSAAKKAVAVLKGNSDVEGVVTLTQDDSGPTKVSVRITGLTPGPHGFHLHEFGDTTNGCISTGPHFNPNNMTHGAPEDEIRHAGDLGNIIANADGVAETTLVDNQIPLTGPNSVVGRAFVVHELKDDLGKGGHELSLTTGNAGGRLACGVVGLTPL; translated from the exons ATGGCTTCTCACAccttcctctccttctcatcGCCTCCGCGCCTCCTCGTTTCCCCTCCCTCCACTCTCCGTTCCCCTTTCGTCGGCGTCTCTCTCAACCTCCACCGTCCCCAGTCCGTTTCCTTCTCCGCCTCGAAGAAATCGCTGACAGTCGTTTCCGCCGCGAAGAAAGCTGTCGCTGTGCTCAAGGGTAACTCCGACGTCGAAGGAGTTGTTACTTTGACACAAGATGACTCAG GTCCGACAAAAGTGAGTGTTCGTATCACCGGTCTCACACCAGGGCCTCATGGCTTTCACCTC CATGAGTTTGGTGATACAACAAATGGATGCATCTCAACAG GGCCACATTTCAACCCTAACAACATGACACACGGAGCTCCTGAAGACGAGATCCGTCATGCGGGTGACCTGGGAAACATTATTGCCAACGCCGATG GCGTGGCAGAAACAACACTTGTGGACAATCAG ATTCCTCTGACTGGTCCTAACTCTGTTGTTGGAAGAGCCTTTGTGGTTCACGAGCTTAAGGATGACCTCGGAAAGG GTGGGCATGAGCTTAGCCTGACCACTGGAAACGCAGGCGGGAGATTGGCATGCG GTGTGGTTGGTTTGACGCCGCTCTAA